The Gallaecimonas pentaromativorans genome has a segment encoding these proteins:
- a CDS encoding L,D-transpeptidase family protein: MYRILLLLLLPLKVMAADLQARQLIVVTTGNWQATQGQLQTLEQQDGHWRAGPVATPVSLGRSGLAWGLGIYPQQPLNPQKAEGDGKTPAGIFALGSAFGYAPTLKTALPYLATSASSYCMDVPASPYYNQLVDSNQVGQAAVAGSSEPLRLDLKTPGDKRYQEALVVLHNPANIKNAGSCIFLHVWKGPGETTAGCTAMAEPALQQLLGWLDPKASPMLVVMPKPVYWRLAPKLGLPRLPQ, encoded by the coding sequence ATGTATCGCATCCTGCTGTTACTGCTGCTCCCCCTCAAGGTGATGGCCGCCGATCTGCAGGCGCGGCAGCTGATCGTGGTCACCACCGGCAACTGGCAAGCCACTCAAGGCCAATTGCAAACCCTTGAGCAGCAAGACGGCCACTGGCGCGCCGGCCCTGTGGCCACCCCGGTTAGCCTGGGTAGAAGCGGCCTGGCCTGGGGCCTTGGCATCTACCCCCAACAACCCCTTAACCCGCAAAAGGCCGAAGGCGACGGCAAGACCCCGGCCGGTATTTTCGCCCTGGGCAGTGCCTTTGGCTATGCCCCCACCCTTAAAACAGCCCTGCCCTACCTGGCCACCAGTGCCAGCAGTTATTGCATGGACGTGCCGGCCTCCCCCTATTACAACCAACTGGTAGACAGCAATCAGGTGGGCCAGGCGGCGGTAGCAGGTTCTAGCGAGCCGCTGCGCCTCGACCTCAAAACCCCCGGTGACAAGCGCTATCAAGAGGCGCTAGTGGTGCTGCACAACCCGGCCAACATCAAAAATGCCGGCAGCTGCATCTTCCTTCATGTATGGAAAGGTCCGGGGGAGACCACCGCCGGTTGCACCGCCATGGCCGAGCCCGCTCTGCAGCAACTGCTGGGCTGGCTGGACCCGAAAGCCTCGCCGATGCTGGTGGTGATGCCAAAGCCGGTGTACTGGCGGCTGGCGCCCAAACTGGGGCTGCCGCGCCTGCCCCAATAA
- a CDS encoding Na+/H+ antiporter NhaC family protein, whose translation MHWYSLLPPLVAIAFVFWKKDVIGALVLAIVSSEALQLVAKGTPDLAQTGVNSVDRVVSVFSSAGNVQLIMFSVLIGAFLALIRESGGVAATVAWLVGKGLASTARRSRLITMLAGVAVFVESNLSVLTAGILSRGLFDKFKMSRAQLAYLVDSTSAPVCILILLNGWGAYVLGLLADYDLPGGAVSVLWGTVPLNFYALVTLVIAFYVAWTGKVFGPMKESEKRLEQGMAGLSSVPATKVRYMALPLVTLVGGMAGFMLWSGHGDLTQGNGSLSMLYATLCGILVAYLLLIFDPAFTHKRLIDLCFTGMGELLQLVSIVLLSIALGASLKVLGTGVYIAGLVGEFLPLVLVAPVLFLAGAAMSFTTGTSWGTFAILIPLGMPLVQSLGLPPELVLAAILGGGIFGDHCSPISDTTAVSSIASGCDLLEHVRTQMPYALVAGGVSLVLYFLASLVMV comes from the coding sequence GTGCATTGGTATTCCCTGTTACCGCCCCTGGTGGCCATCGCCTTCGTGTTTTGGAAAAAAGACGTGATAGGTGCCCTGGTGCTGGCCATTGTCAGCTCCGAAGCCTTGCAACTGGTGGCCAAGGGCACCCCGGATCTGGCCCAGACCGGCGTCAACAGCGTCGACAGAGTTGTATCGGTATTCAGCTCGGCCGGTAACGTGCAGCTCATCATGTTCAGCGTGTTGATTGGCGCCTTCCTGGCGCTTATCCGCGAGTCCGGCGGGGTGGCGGCCACGGTAGCCTGGCTGGTGGGTAAGGGCCTGGCCAGTACCGCCCGGCGCTCGCGGCTCATTACCATGCTGGCCGGGGTGGCGGTGTTTGTTGAATCCAACCTCAGCGTGCTGACCGCCGGTATCCTCTCCCGTGGCCTCTTCGACAAGTTCAAGATGAGCCGGGCCCAACTGGCCTACCTGGTGGATTCCACCTCGGCGCCGGTCTGTATTTTGATTTTGCTGAACGGCTGGGGCGCCTATGTGCTGGGGCTGCTGGCCGATTACGATTTGCCCGGCGGCGCGGTGTCGGTGCTGTGGGGCACTGTGCCTCTTAACTTCTACGCCCTGGTAACCTTGGTTATCGCCTTTTACGTGGCCTGGACCGGCAAGGTGTTTGGCCCCATGAAAGAGAGCGAAAAGCGCCTCGAGCAGGGGATGGCGGGCCTTAGCTCGGTGCCGGCCACCAAGGTACGCTACATGGCGCTGCCCCTTGTCACCCTGGTTGGTGGCATGGCCGGCTTTATGCTTTGGAGCGGCCATGGCGATCTCACCCAAGGCAACGGCTCGCTGTCCATGCTCTACGCCACCCTGTGCGGCATTCTGGTGGCCTACCTGCTGCTGATTTTCGACCCGGCCTTTACCCACAAGCGTTTGATTGACCTTTGCTTTACCGGCATGGGCGAGCTGTTGCAACTGGTGAGCATCGTACTGCTTTCCATTGCCCTGGGCGCCAGTCTCAAGGTGCTGGGCACCGGGGTCTATATTGCTGGCCTGGTGGGGGAGTTTTTGCCGCTGGTGCTGGTGGCGCCGGTGTTGTTCCTGGCCGGGGCGGCCATGTCCTTTACCACGGGTACCAGCTGGGGCACCTTTGCCATCCTCATCCCCCTTGGCATGCCGCTGGTACAAAGCCTGGGGCTGCCCCCCGAACTGGTGCTGGCCGCCATTCTCGGTGGCGGCATTTTTGGCGACCACTGCTCGCCCATTTCCGACACCACGGCGGTGTCATCCATCGCCTCGGGCTGCGATCTGCTCGAGCACGTACGCACCCAGATGCCCTACGCCCTGGTGGCAGGGGGAGTGAGCCTGGTGCTCTATTTCCTGGCATCTTTGGTGATGGTGTAA
- a CDS encoding 3-hydroxyacyl-CoA dehydrogenase NAD-binding domain-containing protein: MDFKENGLVAVIGAGVIGLSWAALFAARGHRVRLFDPRADLYSHMARYLPVFIPQVPGIHEDPGIIMDRITATGDLKAAVEHADFIQESGPEQASFKQHLWQQIEEAAPIDALLLSSSSGIVASEQGALMKAPERLIIGHPFNPPHILPLVEVCSDDRTPSVYLDRVMGFYKKLGKVPVKLNKEVPGFVANRLQMALASEAIRLVDAGVVSVRDLDAIVTNSLGIRWASIGPLKALHLAGSQGGLSGFLQHIGVGLADHIGQKAMFTQELVSRIGDQAEAAYPFDEFDEYRRWRDRRQMVIIEDHERHPER, encoded by the coding sequence ATGGATTTTAAAGAAAACGGTCTGGTGGCCGTGATTGGCGCCGGTGTGATTGGTTTGTCTTGGGCGGCGCTGTTTGCCGCGCGTGGCCACAGGGTGCGGCTCTTTGACCCCCGCGCCGATCTCTACAGCCATATGGCCCGGTATCTGCCGGTGTTTATTCCCCAGGTGCCGGGTATTCATGAAGATCCGGGCATCATCATGGACCGCATCACTGCTACCGGCGACCTCAAGGCGGCGGTAGAACATGCCGACTTTATCCAGGAGTCCGGCCCCGAGCAGGCGAGTTTCAAGCAGCACCTTTGGCAGCAGATTGAAGAGGCGGCCCCCATCGACGCCCTGTTGCTGTCGTCCTCTTCCGGCATCGTTGCCAGCGAGCAGGGGGCACTGATGAAGGCGCCGGAGCGGCTTATCATCGGCCACCCCTTCAACCCGCCCCATATCCTGCCACTGGTGGAAGTGTGCAGTGACGACCGCACCCCGTCTGTCTATCTGGACCGGGTGATGGGCTTTTATAAAAAGCTCGGCAAGGTACCGGTGAAGCTCAACAAGGAAGTGCCGGGCTTCGTGGCCAACCGTCTGCAAATGGCCCTGGCCAGCGAAGCCATCCGGCTGGTGGACGCCGGGGTGGTGAGCGTGCGCGACCTCGATGCCATCGTTACTAACTCCCTCGGCATTCGCTGGGCCTCTATCGGGCCGCTCAAGGCGCTGCACCTGGCCGGCAGCCAGGGCGGTTTGTCAGGGTTTTTACAGCACATCGGAGTTGGCCTTGCCGACCACATCGGCCAGAAGGCCATGTTCACCCAGGAGCTGGTCAGCCGCATTGGCGATCAAGCCGAAGCCGCCTATCCCTTTGACGAATTTGACGAATACCGCCGCTGGCGTGACCGGCGCCAAATGGTGATCATCGAGGATCACGAACGCCACCCGGAGCGCTGA
- a CDS encoding SH3 domain-containing protein, translated as MRLALLLWLVSFGLLAAPWQSDVPEVKEAQLAPWYWVNRLKAPDQRLMTPKEITAFNARQFKTLPEMVELETVPALMAADEVKGQITALAKEPPRFYANGRALGPADWARYRANLNLGAIKGPQKVAFALVVRRTVLRTYPTFERVFNKGLNLDLDRFQESGLFPGDALALLAKSRDGHWYFAQSQNYRAWVPAADLAIGSRQAVLGYGKATPFLVTTGSQVETVFNPEEPRVSKLRLDMGLRLPLVPSTHNLYGQNPYAGFVVRLPVRNGDGSLDFKAALIPRSQDVHQGYLPLTQANLVRQSFKFLGERYGWGHDYQGRDCTGFVGEVYRSFGLVMPRNSGEQGHGRYGHDHPFGKGQVAAKLKVLATAPVGSLIYLPGHVAMLLGKVDGKPWVIHDVAGLAYLKGGQFYRGTLNGVSVTPLEPLLLGPNTSYLDATYNIKTLP; from the coding sequence ATGCGACTGGCGCTACTGTTGTGGTTGGTAAGTTTTGGCCTGCTGGCGGCCCCCTGGCAAAGCGATGTGCCCGAGGTCAAAGAAGCGCAGCTGGCGCCTTGGTATTGGGTAAATCGCCTCAAGGCCCCCGACCAACGGCTAATGACCCCCAAAGAGATAACCGCCTTTAACGCCCGGCAATTTAAAACCCTGCCCGAGATGGTGGAGCTGGAGACCGTGCCGGCTTTGATGGCGGCGGATGAGGTGAAAGGCCAAATCACCGCGCTTGCCAAGGAGCCGCCCCGTTTTTACGCCAACGGCCGCGCCCTTGGCCCGGCCGACTGGGCTCGCTATCGCGCCAACCTCAATCTTGGCGCCATCAAGGGGCCGCAGAAGGTGGCCTTTGCCCTGGTGGTGCGGCGCACCGTACTGCGCACCTATCCCACCTTCGAGCGGGTCTTTAACAAGGGGCTCAACCTCGACCTTGACCGCTTTCAAGAAAGCGGGCTGTTCCCCGGTGACGCCCTGGCACTGCTGGCCAAAAGCCGCGACGGCCACTGGTACTTTGCCCAGTCTCAAAATTACCGGGCCTGGGTGCCAGCCGCCGATCTGGCCATTGGCTCGCGCCAGGCGGTGCTGGGTTATGGCAAGGCGACGCCTTTTCTGGTAACCACCGGCAGCCAGGTGGAGACCGTTTTTAACCCAGAGGAGCCGAGGGTGTCGAAGCTGCGCCTCGACATGGGCCTCAGGCTGCCGCTGGTGCCGAGCACCCACAACCTCTATGGCCAAAACCCCTATGCTGGTTTTGTGGTGCGGCTGCCGGTCAGAAACGGCGACGGCAGCCTGGATTTCAAGGCGGCCCTTATTCCCCGCAGCCAGGATGTACACCAGGGCTACCTGCCTCTGACCCAGGCCAATCTGGTGCGCCAGAGCTTTAAGTTCCTCGGTGAGCGCTACGGCTGGGGCCACGACTACCAGGGCCGCGACTGCACCGGTTTTGTGGGGGAGGTGTATCGCAGCTTCGGGCTGGTGATGCCGCGCAACTCCGGCGAGCAGGGCCATGGCCGCTATGGCCACGACCACCCCTTCGGCAAGGGCCAGGTAGCGGCCAAGCTCAAGGTGCTGGCAACGGCGCCGGTGGGCAGCCTGATTTACCTGCCCGGCCATGTGGCCATGCTGCTGGGTAAGGTGGACGGCAAGCCCTGGGTTATTCACGACGTGGCGGGCCTTGCCTACCTTAAGGGTGGCCAGTTCTACCGGGGCACCCTTAATGGCGTGTCGGTTACGCCCCTTGAGCCGCTGCTGCTTGGCCCCAACACCAGCTACCTGGACGCCACTTACAACATCAAGACCCTACCTTAA